The Cyclobacteriaceae bacterium DNA segment GTGGGTAAAAAAGGAAAAATGGGATGCGTTAAGCTTAACAGAAAAAGAAAAATTCGCACCGGTTTGCCCTGACTTTGTTATTGAGCTTCGATCCAAATCGGATTCGCTTCAACAACTGAAGTTGAAAATGGAAAAATGGGTGAGTAATGGCTGCACGCTGGCGTGGTTAATTGATCCGATAGAAGAAAAGACTTACATCTACTCTGGTAACACCGTTCAGGAAATTTCAGGATTCGCATCCAACATTTCCGGCACTGAACTCCTCCCCGGTTTTGAGCTTGATCTTTCACGGCTCAGGTAATGGCCGGTCTATCATTGGATGTTTTACGCGTAGGCAAAAAATACAAACTCATCAACTACGGTGAAGTTAATGAGTTTGTAGTAGAGCACATTTTAGGCAATGGCGACTTCAAGGTGAAGAACATTCACACCTTGGAACGCTACCTGCTGAAAGACCTGATCAAATTTGGCCAGGGAAAAGATTTTGAAATTCGCGAGCTGGAATAAGTTACAACACAACGGTTGGTTTGTCTAGTCCGCGCATTACCCGGTCAAAGCGCTCAGTAGACAACTCCTGCTCAATTAGCGCGAGCAAAGCCGTTAACAACTCGGCTGGTGCAAACGCGCGAACTTCCTGCAGCCATTTTATCAACTCGGTGTTGTTGATACCACGCACCATCCATTTGGCATACTTCATCATTTTCTGAGGAGGCACAGCTTGGACCAAAGCCTGCTCGGTAGCTTTTATGGTAGCATCGGAATATTGTTTCCACAACACGGCATTCAACTCAATCTCTTCCTTGTTCATGTGGTACAGGTTGAATGCAATAAATTCGTTGAACGCATAGAATAAATTTCTTCCGGTAATGGCGCGCGCATGATCGTCTGGCTCTTCGCGCCATTGCGCAATCAGGTCGGTAAGTACCTGCCCAAGCCGGTGATCTTCTTCGTGTTCCTTTTCAAACATTTTAGCTACTTCTGGGTTCGTTTCTTCCAGCGGGTGATTGAAAAATTCATCTTCATTATGCGCATGACTTTCAAACAACACCAGCACATCCTCTACCTGTTGCATGGCAGCTTCTCCGGCTTTTGCATCGGCCAGATCGGTTTGCTGTAATGTCAATGCGGTATCGTATAAAAATGCCCGTAAGCCTTTGTGTACCTGGTTAAAACTGTTGTAACGATTGGTTGTATTCATGACTAATTAATTTAAATGCTTTTCAAATAGGCGTACAGGGCCTTTAATTCTGTGTCGGTGTAGGCGGCCGTCATGGGCCATGGCATATTTTTCGGATCAATCTCTTTTCCTTCCGGAGTTTTGCCGGAGCGCAACACGGTGATAAACTGATCTTCTGTCCATTTGCCCACATTACCGGATGTTGTTACATCGGGCACTACCGGAAACCCCGGAGCAATCGGATCGCCACCTTTCATGTTGGGTCTGTGGCAACCTGTACATGAAGTAGAAAGGTATTTGCCGAAATCAACAGACACTTCTGACTTAACCTGCTTGATCAGTTCGGTTGAGTGATCAATTTTCTCAGCCACAATCAACGGCAGTTTATCCAGCGATGCCAGAATATAACTGAGTGGCTTCAGGTTGTGGTCGGGCAGTTTGCGGTCAACCGGTTGCAGGCTTTGCGCATACGCAATGATCGCGCTCATGTCTTCTTCACTTAAGTGCGTAAACTCATACGAGGGCATGAACAGCAACGTTTTTCCGTCTCTGCGGATGCCGTGCTTCAACGCCAACACCCAATCTTCCGTGCTGTAATCGTTGGGCAAGCCGCCCTTGCCTTTGGTCAGGTTTTTACCGATGAGTAAACCCAAGCCGGGATCATCTACAAAAACCTTCCCGCCCATATCGTCACCATGACAATCGCGGCAGCCTTTTACAATCGCCAGTCGTTCGCCACAGGCTAGTTGGGCGCTGTCGTACCGGATATTCAACACCGGTGCCTGCACAACATATTTCTGATTGATGCGGGTTTGAACCTGGTAATACATGTAGCCATATACCCCGACTATCAATATACCAATGGAGAGGAGGGCAATACCCGTACCCTTTAAAATTCTAATTAACATACGTTAAAATGTTCGTTTAAGGGCTAAAAACGTAGAAACCAAAAACAAAGGCCTACGTTAAACGGAGCATCTTATACGCTAAAGGGAGTTTATGAAAACCGCTCCGGTTATTCCGGTTGATGAATTTTTGAGCCATACCATCCGTCAGGAGGAAACCGATTGTTTTCAGGTTGCCGAGCGCCTTCATCCCGACTTTGGCTTTTGGCGCGAACGAAGCATTGACCTGGGGCATATTCGGGTATTTGAACACAAAGCCGATTTCAACCGGAAGGTTAACGTTCATTTTACTGACCATTCGCTCCGCGACAATGTTCATCACTGCATGTCGGTGGATGGAGAAATGGGCGCACACTTTCAGCATCTGAAACTAAGCGCACACCTGAACCCGAAAACGTTTCACCAGGTGTACCTGCCCGGTCAAGAGTATCACCTGAGCATGCAGCGCACCTTTGTTAACGTTCATGTTGAGGTTAAGCGTGATTATTACACTTCGCTACTCTGTGATTCAGAAAGATGGTCGGCTGAAATGAAACAGAAGCTATTGGACAGCCAGGTTTTTTACACCGGTGAATTCCAGTTGTCGCTGCCCATGATGCGCGTGATTCATTCTATTTTTGACAGCCCAATTAGTGGTTCATTGAAAAAATTGCTGATTGAAGCGAAAGTGCATGAGCTTATTGCACTTCAACTGAACAGCACGGTGAATGTACTTCAAGGAAAAGCAAACCCAATCACAATCGAATTGTTTCAAAGTATCCGGCAATATCTGGATCAAACATTCCTGCAAGATCATTCCTTGAAAAATATTGCCCGGCATTTTGGCATCAATGAGTTCTCACTCAAAAAAGGATTCAAAGAAAATTTCAACACCACTGTATTCGAATACCTGCTTAACAAAAGATTGGAACACGGACTGCAGTTATTACAAACCGGCCAGTATTGCGTTGAAGAAGTGGGATCAACAGTAGGTTACAAATATCCCAACCATTTTTCTACTGCCTTCAAAAAACGCTTTGGTATCAGTCCGATGCAGGTGCGTCATTAATCTTCACGCAAACTTATGGTGGGGTTTACGGAAGTAGTTCTAAGGGTATGATACATAATCGTAACTCCTATAAGCGCTACGATCAGCAAAAGGGTTACACCATAATATCCCCATGAAACATCAACCCGATAGGCATAATCCTGCAACCAGGAAGAGATAAACACATAACTCACAGGAACAGCAATTAAAGTTGCCATCAGCATTACCACCACGTACTCCTTACCAAACAATTTTATGAGACGAACCTGACTTGCTCCAAATACCCTGCGCACAGCAATTTCCTTGGTGCGGGTTTTTAATGAATAGGCCACCAAACCAAATAATCCTAAAAATGCTATAATGATGGTCAGGCCGCTGAACGTAAACAATACATTAAGCTGGTTTCGCTCTTGCTTATACAGTTTGTCGAAGAGTTCATCTAAAAACACATATTCAAAAGGATACTGCGGAAATAATGTATTCCATGTTTTCTCAACTTCGGCTACATGCTCACTGATCTGGTCTGCGGAAAGCTTCACTAAAAATGTGCGCAACCACAAAGGTTCAAATACCATAACAACCGGATCAACCGCGTTCTTCAATGTTTCCTGATGAAAATCTTTTACCACACCAACAACAGGGCCTTTGTCCAGGCTATACGTTCCTTGTGTCCAGCTAATTTGCTTTCCAATAACTTCATGTGGATCGGTCCAACCCAATTTATGCATAGCGGTTTCATTAATAATGTATTCGCGCTTTTTGCTGATGAGATACTGCTGAATGGATTCGGTACCTGTAAACTCAGGCAACGGATCATAGGTTAAGGTTTTTGACAGCGGCTCGCCTGCCAACAACTCCAATCCCATCACATTAATAAAGTCATGGTCAATTACCTGGATATCCATGATTGGCGCTTCAATCACAGTTCCGGTCATGCCCTCGTACCACACGTTTCCACCATCGCGGATTTCACGTGAAGGAACTTCAAGGCAAGCCGTAACACCTTCAATACCCGGTTTACCACTAAGTTCATCCTTAAATGTTTTGAATTTATCTTTTACGGTATCGGGTACTGCAGTCAGCGCTAAAACCTGTTCCTTTTTCATTCCCAGGTTTTTTTCTTTCAGGTAAAGAAACTGTTGCCGACCAATGATTGCACTTCCCACCAACAGCATGCAGATGCCAAACTGTGCTGTGACTAAAGCCTTCCTAAAGGATATACCGAAAGAATTTCCTTTCATCGTTACCGCCTTAGTGCTCTTCATTACGTTTACCGGCTTCACTGCAGAAAGCACAAAAGCAGGATAAAAGCCTGAAAGGATTCCAGTTGTCAACACCACACTTCCCAACCCAATCAACATAATCTCCCAGCTCAACAAATTCGAAACATTCAGTGCCTGATTAAAATACGGGTAAACCAAATAAGTAAGTCCAGTAGCCAATATCGCAGCGATGGCACAAAGCACAGTAGATTCTGTAAGCGAATAGAAAACCACTTGACGAAGTCCGGAGCCCATTACCTTACGAATACCGATTTCTTTTGCCCGGCCAATCGCAATCACACTGTTCAGGTTTATGAAATTGATCATGGCCAGCAATAAAATAAAAATGCCCACGCCAGTAAAAATTTTCACGTTTGCGTTATCTCCATTGGGTAATACTTCACGTGCCAGGTTGGAGTGCAGGTGAATATCCTTCAGCGGCCATAACACATATTCGGTTCCAGCCCTGCTTTGTTCGCCTTGGTTCTTCACCATCAGGTCTTCAATTTTTTCTTTCAATCCAGCAACAGTCGTATTTTCCTTCAGCAGCAAGTATGTATATGCCCACCATCCCCGATCCTCCTCATTTCGAAAAGAAAACAGCATATCAACGGGAAGATGCGTGTGACCCGGCAGGTCTTCCATAATACCGGTTATCTTGTATACTTCTTCATCCGTGTCCCAGTAACGTGTAATGATCAAGTCGCGACCAAACGCATCCTCATCTCCGAAATATTTTTTGGCCATGGATTGTGTTAAGACCACGGAGTAAGGTTGAGCAAGAGCGGTTTTGGGATCGCCTTTCAACAAGTTGAAATCAAAAACATCAAATACATACGGATCGGTTGAATAGGCATGTTGCGGTGTAAACTTTTCGTTACCAATCCGCACAAATTTTGGTTCATGATTTTGAAAGCGAACCAATTTCTCTACTTCAGGAATTTCATCCGGAATTGATTTAGTCCAATCCGCATCCACGCGGGCAAAGTGCGTATCATAGCCAGTATCGGAAGTATAATGAACCGTCAGGCGATAAATCCGTTCGGCCTGCGTATGAAAATTGTCAAAGCTTGTTTCATAAATCACGTAGATTACAATTAGCATACAGGCCGTAAAGCCAATAGCCAATCCACTCAGGTTAAGAAAATTGAATCCCCGGTTTTTCGAAAAACTTCTGACGATGATTTTGAAATAATTTTTTAGCATGACTGATTTTTATGTTATCGGATTTCAGACTTTCGTCTTCTTCCAACCACCACGTGTAAATAGCCACAACGTAAACAAACCCACCGATGTTTCAGAAATAAACACGCCCCAAAACACACCCGATTGTTGCCAATCTAATTTAATAGCGAGATACCAGCACAACGGAATCTGAATCATCCAGAAGAATACAAGGTTGATTTTGGTAGGGGTTTGCGTATCGCCCGATCCATTGAATGCCTGTGTGGCTACCATCCACCAACCGTACACAAAAAATGAGTATGAGAGAATTTGTATCCATTCTGCACCCATCGCGATAACAGTGACATCATCAGTAAAAATTTTCATCAACTCTTCATTGAACACAAAATAAATCACCGATACACCGATCAGGAAAATCATATTGTACGATCCGATTTTCCACACGCTGGATTCTGCGCGATCGGGATTACCAGCACCCAGGTTTTGTCCCACCAACGTGGCTGCAGCATTGGATAATCCCCAAGCCGGCATCATGGTGAACATCATGATGCGAATGGCAATAGTCGCTCCCGCTACTGCCTCGCTACCTACATCCGACAAAATGCGCATGAGAAAAATCCAGGAGGTCATGGCTACAATCATTTGGCCAATGCCACCCAATGATGTTTTGAAAATGTGCAGTATGGTTTTTCCATCCCAGTAAAATTGTGTGAGGCTGGCGCGAATGTGCTTTCCACCATTGAATAATATCCACAACTGAATGAGTACGCCAACGCCCCGGCCAACGGTTGTAGCGATGGCAGCACCTTCAATACCAAAGGCTGGAATAAATCCCCAACCAAAAATCAGCAAGGGATCAAGTACAATGTTAATGGTGTTAGAGATAATGAGAATGCGCATGGCAATGGCGGCATCACCTGCACCGCGATAAATGGCATTGATCACAAACAACAACATGATTACCGCATTGCTGCCCAACATCCATTGCGTGTACCGGTAACCTTCGCTGATGGCCCACGCATCAGCACCCATTAACTGCAATAATTCTTTCGAATAAAAAATTCCGGCTATAGCAAAGGGAACAGATGCCAGTAACGCCAGAAAAACAGATTGAATGGCAGACAGGCCAGCATCATCCATATTTTTTTCA contains these protein-coding regions:
- a CDS encoding MATE family efflux transporter gives rise to the protein MNENPANLQETVAPRPSIWQELGNAIRGTEADYTQIGLRRAIFLLAVPMILELVMESTFAVVDIYFVGKLGPSAVATVGLTETYLFLLYSIGMGLATAVTAIIARRVGEKNMDDAGLSAIQSVFLALLASVPFAIAGIFYSKELLQLMGADAWAISEGYRYTQWMLGSNAVIMLLFVINAIYRGAGDAAIAMRILIISNTINIVLDPLLIFGWGFIPAFGIEGAAIATTVGRGVGVLIQLWILFNGGKHIRASLTQFYWDGKTILHIFKTSLGGIGQMIVAMTSWIFLMRILSDVGSEAVAGATIAIRIMMFTMMPAWGLSNAAATLVGQNLGAGNPDRAESSVWKIGSYNMIFLIGVSVIYFVFNEELMKIFTDDVTVIAMGAEWIQILSYSFFVYGWWMVATQAFNGSGDTQTPTKINLVFFWMIQIPLCWYLAIKLDWQQSGVFWGVFISETSVGLFTLWLFTRGGWKKTKV
- a CDS encoding c-type cytochrome, with protein sequence MLIRILKGTGIALLSIGILIVGVYGYMYYQVQTRINQKYVVQAPVLNIRYDSAQLACGERLAIVKGCRDCHGDDMGGKVFVDDPGLGLLIGKNLTKGKGGLPNDYSTEDWVLALKHGIRRDGKTLLFMPSYEFTHLSEEDMSAIIAYAQSLQPVDRKLPDHNLKPLSYILASLDKLPLIVAEKIDHSTELIKQVKSEVSVDFGKYLSTSCTGCHRPNMKGGDPIAPGFPVVPDVTTSGNVGKWTEDQFITVLRSGKTPEGKEIDPKNMPWPMTAAYTDTELKALYAYLKSI
- a CDS encoding ABC transporter permease — its product is MLKNYFKIIVRSFSKNRGFNFLNLSGLAIGFTACMLIVIYVIYETSFDNFHTQAERIYRLTVHYTSDTGYDTHFARVDADWTKSIPDEIPEVEKLVRFQNHEPKFVRIGNEKFTPQHAYSTDPYVFDVFDFNLLKGDPKTALAQPYSVVLTQSMAKKYFGDEDAFGRDLIITRYWDTDEEVYKITGIMEDLPGHTHLPVDMLFSFRNEEDRGWWAYTYLLLKENTTVAGLKEKIEDLMVKNQGEQSRAGTEYVLWPLKDIHLHSNLAREVLPNGDNANVKIFTGVGIFILLLAMINFINLNSVIAIGRAKEIGIRKVMGSGLRQVVFYSLTESTVLCAIAAILATGLTYLVYPYFNQALNVSNLLSWEIMLIGLGSVVLTTGILSGFYPAFVLSAVKPVNVMKSTKAVTMKGNSFGISFRKALVTAQFGICMLLVGSAIIGRQQFLYLKEKNLGMKKEQVLALTAVPDTVKDKFKTFKDELSGKPGIEGVTACLEVPSREIRDGGNVWYEGMTGTVIEAPIMDIQVIDHDFINVMGLELLAGEPLSKTLTYDPLPEFTGTESIQQYLISKKREYIINETAMHKLGWTDPHEVIGKQISWTQGTYSLDKGPVVGVVKDFHQETLKNAVDPVVMVFEPLWLRTFLVKLSADQISEHVAEVEKTWNTLFPQYPFEYVFLDELFDKLYKQERNQLNVLFTFSGLTIIIAFLGLFGLVAYSLKTRTKEIAVRRVFGASQVRLIKLFGKEYVVVMLMATLIAVPVSYVFISSWLQDYAYRVDVSWGYYGVTLLLIVALIGVTIMYHTLRTTSVNPTISLRED
- a CDS encoding AraC family transcriptional regulator; the encoded protein is MKTAPVIPVDEFLSHTIRQEETDCFQVAERLHPDFGFWRERSIDLGHIRVFEHKADFNRKVNVHFTDHSLRDNVHHCMSVDGEMGAHFQHLKLSAHLNPKTFHQVYLPGQEYHLSMQRTFVNVHVEVKRDYYTSLLCDSERWSAEMKQKLLDSQVFYTGEFQLSLPMMRVIHSIFDSPISGSLKKLLIEAKVHELIALQLNSTVNVLQGKANPITIELFQSIRQYLDQTFLQDHSLKNIARHFGINEFSLKKGFKENFNTTVFEYLLNKRLEHGLQLLQTGQYCVEEVGSTVGYKYPNHFSTAFKKRFGISPMQVRH
- a CDS encoding Uma2 family endonuclease, whose product is MEDLILKIPEQYPMTDDELFAFCAANKELRIERDENGQLIIMSPAGGITGNLNFKLTGIFSQWVETHPDLGYGFDSATGFRLPDKSMRSPDVSWVKKEKWDALSLTEKEKFAPVCPDFVIELRSKSDSLQQLKLKMEKWVSNGCTLAWLIDPIEEKTYIYSGNTVQEISGFASNISGTELLPGFELDLSRLR